One Nycticebus coucang isolate mNycCou1 chromosome 7, mNycCou1.pri, whole genome shotgun sequence genomic window, ATCTAAAAATAAGCACACATTTTAATTAGGTgccttaaacagaaaaaaaaaaaattaatagaaaattgtGAATTTAGAGGATCCCTAATTGGCAACTGAGCATTTTCATAGAacctagaaagaaaagaagctagaaatgaaaataagtaatAGCTGTCCAAATAAAACAGCTGGCCTCCAAAATTAAAACAGGAATGTAAGGTCCTCTATATTCTCTAAGAATCAAGAGGGTATAAATAAGTACACCTGTGGATTTCAAGGAGCAAGGTTTTTGGAAGTGCCTGTGCCCTATATTGACTAAGAAACAGGGTTGATAGTTCAAAATCTGTGTAGTGATGCTGCTTTTAGGGACGCATTAGCACCCCCTAATCCCTGTCCTTTCTCTAATCTCTTAAAGAGAATTAtgttttcataaagaaaattggtggtggctcatgcccacatttagtctgggaggctgagctggatggactgcttgagctcaggagttcaagaccagtgtgagcaagactgagatcccatctttactaaaaatagaaaaactagccgatgttgtggtacacatctgtagtccaagatattcaggaggctgaggcaagaggattgctaaaggccaagagtttgaggttgctgtgagctatgatgccatggcactctacccggggcaaaagagtgagactctgtttaacaaaaaaaagaaagaaaattatatataaatgcaGATGGACAATACAGCTCTGTTTTAAGATACCATTAAGTGCCACTGCCAAAGAACACCATCCCCTTTAGAAtcaaattttaaagttttctgaaaaaagaaaaggagaaaaattgacTGGcagaagtaaaaaagagaaaaggggaaaattgATCTTAATCTAAAAATGTCTGGTTGTGTCAGATTGTCAAAGAgaataattaaaagacaaacttGAGATGTGCAGTAAATTTTTGAAAGCTTGAGGGGAAAATGAACTTTATTTATCTTGACTTAATAAAACCACTCAGGTTGTGAAAGTGTGTAATCCCTAGCCTTTTCCCACGTGCTAACATGATGTCATCATGAGAAtatgtttttttcctccctccctttatATAGTGTTAggcctaggctaaagtagaaaaataccagttaacgcctggcaaattcctgggctgcaagccctaaacaaaatggagtaagtctgatTCACTATGGGAAAGTACTCACAAACTTCTTGCGtgactaactccctgggaaatgaACTGACTATCCCCAGACTGACCCCGGACTGAAAAGAATACtggaactaagatgtatgggaaaatattaaaacaaagatgtatgacatatagttaactaaccacaaaattctgcttctgtacaatgcttgcttgctgccccacccaaatgcacctggacaaactgcgtgccaaccaggatgcagaccaagctgTAAAAACCTGACTctttaagcactcggggctgctctcagaaaccccatttTGGGACGCTGAGGTAGTCGCTGACTGGCTggcaataaaaggactctgctgtaaatttagCTTGCTTGGCAGTGtagtctttgtggaactcctgggcacaatgGTAGTAATCAAATTCTCCAAAGACACAGACCAATATGATATATAGATATGGATGcagagatagatagatatttaTTATGAGGATAATGGAGGTccaggaaagccagtggtatAGATTCAGTCCAAATTCTAAGGCCTGAGAAACAGGGGAATGAATGGTGTCAGAGGGAAAAAGGAATCCACAGTACCAGTGTCTAAGGGCAAGAAAAGATGCACGTTCCAGCTCAAACAGAGAGAACAAACTCATGCTTCCTCCACTTTTTTTTCTATCTGGTTGTCCTCAACAGACTGGAAGAGGCCCACACAAACTGATGAAGGTGATTTTCTTCCCCCAATATACCTATTCAAACTCTACCAAAAACATTCTCATAAACACACCCAGAAGTAatattttaccagctatctgggaaTCGATTAGCccaatcaagttgacacataaaattaacgaTCGCAATCTACAAAATTCAATAACTAAAACTTACTTTGCAAAGGGAGCGCTATCAGAGAAAATATACTatgggaaaattattttagacatttaaaacatgtatatatacTTAGATTTTAGCTGATCCAGACATAGATGTATTTATActataacctcccccctcccccaccaaaatAACCAAAGAATAGGCCAGGTGCCCATAATCATTATAGATAAAATGTTCTATGGACCATAGATGAATTAACCCAAGCAAAGCCCATAAGAGTTCAGATGCATTCTTCCcagattattataatttttttgcatGTCCATGAGAGAATAGGATATGCCATTGGACTGACAACTTGAACTGTGTTGAGATGGCTCTAAGTGTGAAGTACACACTGGATTTTGAAGTCactatataaaaatgaatataaaatagtgCATTAATAATTTTCAACATTGGTTAAATATTGAGCTGATGTTATTTTAGGTAAatgtgttaaatatatatatttttctttttttagagacagtcttactttatcaccttcagtagagtgccgtggcatcacacagctcacagcaacctccaactccagggcttaggcgattctcttgcctcagcctcccaagtagctaggactacaggtgcccaccacaatgcccagctatttttttgttgcagtttggccagggctgggtttgaacccaccacctttggtatattgggctggcaccctactcactgagccacaagtgctgccctaaataaaatgttttcacatacttctttttactttttaaaaatgcaaatattaaaaacattaacatttggctcagcacccataacacaggggttacggcaccagccacatacactgaggctggagggtttgaacccagcccaggccagctgagcagcagtgacaactgcaacagaaaaatagccgggcattgtggcgggtgcctgtagtcccagctacctgggaggctgaggcaagagaattgcttaagcccaagagtttgaggttgccatgacctgtgatgccacagcactctacccagggcgacatagtgagattctgtcttaaaaaaaaacattaaaattcacTATGCGGTCAGGCTCTATTTCAGTGGGCAGTGCTGCTCTTGGGAGTATTACTCCAATGACATGGCAGACATTAAAAACTCATTGTAATTTTTAGCTTATTCTTTGATCCAGGACCCAAGGCTTAGCCTCGTGTACTCAAGCAATTAGGCCTCCACTGAGTTATTCAGGGCATCTTTAGGTCTTATACTAGGATTACTTTAAATCGGATGTTAATATATGTAGCAAATCCCTATTGCtaatagaaacatttttctgCTAATTAGTTCATTGTGGATAGTTGTTACTTTCTCCTCATAGtactaattctttttattttttaaataaatcatagctgtgtacattaatgcgatcatggggcaccatacactggttttatagaccatttgacacattttcatcacactggttaacatagccttcctggcattttcttagttattgtgttaagacatttacattctacatttactaagtttcatgtataccaatttatgaatgttgattttgtaacctgagacactgctgtattccttgatcacttctatgagttttgtagtagaattcctggtgttttccagatatacaatcatatcatctgcgaagagtgaaagtttgatctcttctgaccctatatggatacccttgatcaccttctcttccctaattgtgatggctaaaacttccattacaatgttaaaaagcagtggagataatgggcagccttgtctggttcctgatctgagtggaaatgatttcaatttaactccattcaatacgatattggctgtgggtttgctgtagatggcctctattagtttaagaaatgtcccttctataccgattttccttttttattattaaatcatagctgcgtacattaatgtgatcatggtgcaccatacactggttttatagaccatttgacagattttcatcacactggttaacatagccttcctggcattttcttagttattgtattaagatatttacattctacatttactaagtttcatgtatacccttgtaagatgcactgcaggtgtaattccaccaaccaccctccctccacccccctcccccctccctttccttccccctgttcttaggttataactgggttatagctttcatatgaaagccataaattagtttcacagtagggctgagtacattggatactttttcttttattcttgagatactttactaagaagaatatgttccagctccatccatgtaaacatgaaagaggtaaagtctccatctttctttaaggctgcataatattctatggtgtacatatgccacaatttattaatccattcgtgaatctgtgggcacttgggcttttcccatgacttagcaattataaattgggcttcaataaacattctggtacaaatatctttgttataatgtgatttttggtcttctgggtatatagctagtagaggaattataggattgaatggcatatctatttttagatctctaagtgttctccaaacatctttcccaaaggaatgtattaatttgcattcccaccagtagtgtagaagtgttctcctttctccacatccacgccaacatctctggtcttgggattttgtgatatgggctaatcttactggagttagatgatatctcaaagtagttttgatttgcatttctctgatgattaaagatgatgggcattttttcatatgtctgtaggccgtgcgcctgtcttcttcagagaagtttctcttcaagtcccttgcctagcctgtgatgggatcacttgttcttttcttgcttatacgtttgagttctctgtggattctggttattaaacctttgtcagagacataacctgaaagtatcttctcccattctgagggctgtctgcttgctttacttactgtgttcttggctgtgcagaagctttttagtttgatcaggtaccagtagtgtatttttggagctgcttcaattgcccgaggggtcctcctcataaaatactcactcagaccaatttcttcaagggttttccctgcactgtcttctagtatttttataatttcatgtcttaggtttaaatctttaatccagtgagagtctatcttagttaatggtgaaaggtgtgggtccagtttcagtcttctacaggttgccagccagttcacccagcaccatttgttaaatagggaatcttttccccactgaatgtttttaattggcttgtcaaagatccaataacggtaagtagctgggttcatctcttggttctctattctgttccagacatctacttccctctttttgtgccagtaccatgctgttttgatcactattgatttatagtatagtctgaggtctggtagcgtgattcctcctgctttgtttttatttctgagtaatgtcttggctatttgaggttttttctgattccatataaaacgaagtattattttttcatgatctttaaagtatgacagtggagctttaatagggattgcattaaaattatatattgctttgggtagtttggactttttaacaatgttgattttaaaattgtatgtttttccatttgttaacattttcagctatttcttttcttcgagtttcatagttctctttatagagttctttcacatcctttgttagataaactcccaaatatttcattttctttggcacttctgtgaacggaatagtgtccttaactgttttttttcagcttgactattgttggtatatataaaggctactgatttatgtatgttgattttgtaacctgagacgctgctgtattccttgatcacttctaagagttttgtagtagaatccctggtgttttccagatatacaatcatatcatctgcgaagagtgaaagtttgatctcttctgaccctacatggataccctcgatcaccttttcttccctaattccaaTGGCTTAAACTATTTAAGTGTGAAAGACTGTAAATGTGAAagagcaatggggacaatgggcagccttgtctggttcctgatctgagtggaaatgatttcaatttaactccattcaatacgatattcgctgtgggtttgctgtagatggcttctatgagtttaagaaatgtcccttctataccaattttcttaagtgttctgatcatgaagagatgctggatgttatcaaaagctttttctgcataaattgagagaatcatacggtcttttgtttttaatttatttatgtcctgaattatacttatagatttatgtatattgaaccagccttgagaccctgggataaaaccgacttggtcatgatgtataatttgtttgatgtgttgctggattctgtttgttaggatcttgttgaatatttttcatctatattaattagtgatattggtctataattttcttttcttgttgagtcttttcctggtttggggatcagggtgatgtttgcttcatagaacttgttgggtagtattccttctttttctacattttggaacaggttgtacaatataggtactagttcctctttaaaggtttagtagaattctgacgtgaagccatctggtcccgggcttttctttttaggaatattttgtATGGTCAATGCTATTTCAGGACTTCATattggcctgtttaacatttccatttgattctggctaagtcttggaaggtgacatgcttccaagtattggtcaatttccttcaaattttcatatttctgagaataaagtttcttgtaatattcattaaggattttttgatttctgaagagtctgttgttatttcgtctttgtcatttctgattgataaaattaaagattttactcttttttttctgattaggttagccagaggtttatctattttattgaccttttcaaaaaaccaacttttcagtttagtgatctgttgtataatttttttgttttcaatttcatttaattctgctgtaattttgttatttcttttcttctactgtgtttggggttggaaagttcttccttctccagttgcttgagatgtcccattaagtgttaactttctctctttctgttctcttgaggaagtctttcagcgctataaatttccctctcaggactgcctttgtggtatcccagatattctgataattcatgtcttcattgtcgttttgttccaaaaatttgtcaatttccttcttaatctcatctctgacccagctatcattcagcataaggttatttaacttccatgtttttgtatgagtatgcagattcctgttgttactgagttcaacttttattccatggtgttccgagaagatataaggaataatttctttttttttttttaatgtttttttttttttttggttaacatTCCAAATATGTAACCAATGAACATGGCCtgtgttttttttattgatattcaCTTCAGTAACTTGAATCCACAGATATAAGCAGTATATAACCAGAAAGTCACAAGTAAACACAGATTATACATGCAAATTTCTGTTCACGAAGGTAACATGTGCAGGTACATGAATCAGAAGCGTGCATCTAGAATTATggccaaactgtctttaaaatgcAGAAAGGTAAATTACATCTTGAAAGTATGAAGAGATGATCTACACACTTCAAAAATCAAATGTTGCTTATACCAGAGATGTATGACAGCTACAGGATTCAAGTGACAAGCAGTAAGATCTCAGAAAATTAATACTGGTCAGAGAGAAcaagaatatttttacatttcactGAAAATACATAGAACTACTAGAATACGAAATCTAGCAGGAACTCAGggaaataattacaaaatctAAAGCCAATTACTCAATACCTAAACAACAGcatgacattaaaagaaaactgcACCTGCATTTGAATTGCCAATCTCACATTAATTCTCcaaaaatgaaatgcaaacaaaGAAGCTTCAAAACTCCAACTGAAAAGTCTGCAAGGCTCAGATTAATATGTGGAATGTTTCAgatgaaagtaataaaaatacaactggTTTTGTTCTTTATTGAATGGAATCAAACGTTAACATTTCTTTGAAGCTTGGAACtactaaatttcatttttctgaatgttctactttatctttttcttagtgGTGCAAGTTGTCTTAAATAGCTTACGAAGTCAGTTTCTACAAGTATTTCTGTTGCCattctgataaaagaaaaactattcttCATTAACTTAACCGCGTATGTACTTTCTTGCTATAACATTTAACACATGAACAGACTAGTATTTCTCCACTAAAACAAATGAGTACAATAGTCATCTTCTAACATCagtattgtatttaaaaaaggttaacattaaaaacaaagaaccattattttctttgaaatcgTTAACTCTTCTTGGACATCTTATGTTTCCTTCTTTTGTCTGCGTTCCTCTGCCAATTTATTcagaaatttctttaatttctgataatGAGGAAGGCTGCTGCAATGAGTATTCTTTGCAACTTCTTCATTTGTATGAAAGAGTGAACACAGCTTACAGTAAAACCCTGTTTTAGGTATCACATAGTCTATACCAACAGGAACATTGGGCTGATATGGTCCAATTCTATACTCATCTGGGATTGTATAGTCCTCCTTGTTTTCATCACTTTGTCCATCTGCATTTTCACTTGTATCTTTGTTGGGATCATCAGCATTCTCAGCAGATTCTGCACCTGgttctgtattttcctcatttttaattccattttccaaCGCTGCTTCATTTTCTTGATCAAGTTCCTCGATCTTGTCCACCTTAATTTCAACCAAACCATCATCATTTTTGTCACCAGATTTAAATGCCATGCCCGATTTACGAAGTTTCTGACGTTCCGAATCTTCCTCATCACCAACCTCATCTAGAGTGACAAAACCTTCCATACTCCCTGGGAAACGACGCTTTTTAAGCTTTTTCTTTGCTGCTGCTGAAGCACTCGCATCTTTTTTCACAGCTTTATCTGAAGGCTCCTTTTTCCCATCAGAAGCCACATCACCTAAATTAGCAAGATCAGTCTCATCTCCCACTGAACAGCCACTTTCTAACAATGCAGCTGCTTCTTCGTCTACAAGTAGCTCATCTTCAGATTCGAGAAGCATATTGGGTTCCTGTTCTGTCTGGTCATCTTTTGTATCTTTCTCACCATCTTCACCTgacttttcttcttgttctttacCTTCATTTGTACCTTCAGTCTTCTGGGAACCATCAGTTTTAGATTTCTTATCACTTGGAGATTCTTTGCCATCTGGAGAATAAGACCTTTTTCGGGATTTATCTTTTTTCAGTAAGTCAATGCCTCTGTTGGGAATCCTCAGCACCAGTTTTTTGTATTTCTCAGAAAGGTCAACCTTTACACATCTCCCCTGAAACCAAAGGGCTTTTTTCAAACAATGGTCAACCATTGCCATTGCATCTTCTCTCGTCTCCATCTCAATGAAGGCCTGACTCTTCATCCTCATCAAtatgtagttttttatttttccatagggCTCGGCAAGCTTTAGAACAGCACTATCAGAATAGCCAGAATGGGGTAAATTGCTGAGATGTATCACACGTCCAAGCTCTTGCTTTTGATCAAACTTCTGATCTGGTTTCCCCTCAggcttctttattcttttatacttCTGGGATAAATGGACTCTCACTGGCTTGCCAAATACTAATGCTGGCGTGGTTGTATAATAATCCACTGCAGCCTGAGCATCCTCTGTAGTTGCCATTTCAATAAAAGcctcattaattttatttagaatcaGATGATTTGAAATGACTCCAAATGGTTCCACAAGCTGTAATAGTTGGTATCTCAAGTTTTTCCCTCGTTGAAAATCCATGATGTGAACAACTCGGCTAGTTTCCACTCTGCCTTTCTGCATGTGTCTAGGTCCTTGCAGGTTCCCATTTCCAGCACCCAGATTTCCTCTTGGTCCAACTGCTGGTCCCCCAAGATGAAATGAGGGAGGTGGAGGTCCCAGAATTCCTGCTGCTGGGTTTGTGGACTGCTGCAACATGAAGGGATCACCCATTGTGTGTCCTGTATCATTGTCAGGATTCCATTCTGGGTAGATTTCAAGAAGAAGCTGGCATCGACGACTGTGACTTGCTCCATTGATATGTTGACTCCACTCCTTATTAGAATGAACTGGCAAATCACATATAGAGCACAGATGGGGATAACCCTTCGGTAAGAGTCCATGGAAGTCTTCAATATTGCTACTTGGAGGAGCGCCCCTCTTTTTCTCAAAGAGAGATCTCTCTTGTAAGGGGCCAGGACCACGTCCCATTCTCTCATACTCACTGTCAAATTTATGATAGTTATGCGAGGTCTCACCAAAAAAAGAATCATCCCTACACCTTTCTCCATCTCTTAATCTGTCATCTTCATAATCCATTCTGTCATAATAACCAGATTCTTGAGAACGACTTCCATGGTCATAATCAAGCACTGGGTTGAGACTAGGACCACGATCATCAAAACTATCTCTTCTAAAGTGCCTTTTTTCTTCCCAATCATCCCTAGGTACTCTGTATGGTGGCTCCCGTGTAGCAGATCTGCCATCTCTACCATAACTCAATGTAGGGCCTTCTTCAGTTCTCCTCCTCTTAAGCTGTAGAAGGATTTGGGGCAAATTCTCAGGAGTAATCTTGTCCTCTGGATAACGACTCAGTTCATCTAAGTCTCTAGCAGACAGACCAAAGCTGGCCAAAATGTTACTGGCCTGGTCTGCATCTCCACGGTGTTGAGAAGATAAAGGGAGTGGACCTCTACTTCCAATGTTAAATATAGACTGCAAATTATGGGAAGAAGTACTAGCAGAAGACAGTGCACTATGAGCTCCTTGTTGATTCAATGAAGAACTCATTCCAAGATTCATTAAACTAGCAAGGCGTGCAGTACCCTGGTTCATCCTTCCAAGAGATGCTGGCATACTTAAAGACTGGGTAGCAGCAGCAAGAAGGCCTATTCCTGCCGCAGACAGGTCACGCCCATGACCCTGTGAGTCCCTACCGAGAGATGACTGCTGGAATGACTTGGACATTGTAGAACTATCTCTTGTctattttatagatttaaaaaaaattgttataaagACGGCCAAAAAGAAAGCTCAAACTAGAAAGCTAGGTTAACTTTGCTTCAAAAAATGGTAATGCCAAGAAAAAGGATCAATAAGGACTGTAGAATCTTCTTCAAGCTGAGAACCAGCAGACAACTcttagagaaagggagagagaaaaggagaggtaGCTCTCTCCCAGCGAGCGGGACGGAGGatctaaatgttttttatttatttatttatttatttattttgtggtttttggcccggcttgggtttgaacccgccacctctggcatatgggaccggcaccctactccttgagccacaggcaccgccgtaaggaataatttctattcctttgaatttgctgaggttagacttgttccctaagatgtgatcaattttggagtatgttccatgggctgataagaagtatttgtattcagttttgttgggatgaaatgttctgtatatgtctgctaaatccaaatgttggatggttaggtttaaatctatgatttctttgctcagcttcttattggaggatcgatccaacactgccaaaggagtgttgaaatctccaactattatggagctgaaggaaatcaagttgcttatgtctgttagagtttctcttataaattgaggtgcattctggttgggtgcataaatattaataattgaaatctcatcatattgagtattactgttaacaaatatgaagtgaccattcttatccttccttacttttgttggtttaaagctgattgtgtctgcaaatagaatggcaacacctgcttttttctgattaccatttgcctaaaatatggatgaccatcctttcaccctcagtctatatttgtctttttaggtAAGATATGACTcatttatgcagcaaatatctggcccgagtttttgtatccagtcagcttacctgtgcctctttagaggacagtttaagctgttcacattaatggaaaatactgataagtctgataaaattttgggtatcaaatttttcaaaattccagtggacatttttaatctattcgccactgtggaagttggagtttgattcaaagtttccgagtgagtttacttttgtggtagaggattgggctggtcattatggaggataggtctgagaacatcctgaagagctggtttggttatggcaaatttcttcaacatatgaatgtcattaaagtatttaatttctccattataaatgaaactcagtttagctagataccgGATCTGcggttaaaatttattttgttttaggagactaaaagtcaatgaccaccctcttttggcttgaaaagtttcaacagagacatctgcagtcatcctaatattcttccatttgtaggtaatagatttcttacgtctggctgctttcagaattttctccttcatattaactttagtgaagttaattgtgatatgcctgggggatgtcttattcggattgagttgtgctgggtttctgaaactgtctgctatctgaatttcagaatcttttggcatgtctggaaaattctctttcataatttcatggagaagggcctctgtgccctgcgaggtcacttcatcactttcagggattccaatgaggcagatattagccttcttcaaattatttcagagctctctgagagaatgatccattttggttctccatttctcttcctatttgagagtTTGCGAGCGTTTCaaagctttatcttcgatgtcagagatcctatcttctgcttgttccactgtgttactgagggattctattgtatttttcagatctttgagggctgcaaattgttgcttcaatggatcaaaatctttggtggttttgtctttaaatttgttaaattcttgagataacttttgaatttctccttgaatttctaattctgacttttgaattgctcttcaaatttctaattcctaattttcctccattctattaatcttgtttgcaatccttattctgaattcgatttctgacatctcagccagct contains:
- the LOC128590480 gene encoding matrin-3-like — encoded protein: MSKSFQQSSLGRDSQGHGRDLSAAGIGLLAAATQSLSMPASLGRMNQGTARLASLMNLGMSSSLNQQGAHSALSSASTSSHNLQSIFNIGSRGPLPLSSQHRGDADQASNILASFGLSARDLDELSRYPEDKITPENLPQILLQLKRRRTEEGPTLSYGRDGRSATREPPYRVPRDDWEEKRHFRRDSFDDRGPSLNPVLDYDHGSRSQESGYYDRMDYEDDRLRDGERCRDDSFFGETSHNYHKFDSEYERMGRGPGPLQERSLFEKKRGAPPSSNIEDFHGLLPKGYPHLCSICDLPVHSNKEWSQHINGASHSRRCQLLLEIYPEWNPDNDTGHTMGDPFMLQQSTNPAAGILGPPPPSFHLGGPAVGPRGNLGAGNGNLQGPRHMQKGRVETSRVVHIMDFQRGKNLRYQLLQLVEPFGVISNHLILNKINEAFIEMATTEDAQAAVDYYTTTPALVFGKPVRVHLSQKYKRIKKPEGKPDQKFDQKQELGRVIHLSNLPHSGYSDSAVLKLAEPYGKIKNYILMRMKSQAFIEMETREDAMAMVDHCLKKALWFQGRCVKVDLSEKYKKLVLRIPNRGIDLLKKDKSRKRSYSPDGKESPSDKKSKTDGSQKTEGTNEGKEQEEKSGEDGEKDTKDDQTEQEPNMLLESEDELLVDEEAAALLESGCSVGDETDLANLGDVASDGKKEPSDKAVKKDASASAAAKKKLKKRRFPGSMEGFVTLDEVGDEEDSERQKLRKSGMAFKSGDKNDDGLVEIKVDKIEELDQENEAALENGIKNEENTEPGAESAENADDPNKDTSENADGQSDENKEDYTIPDEYRIGPYQPNVPVGIDYVIPKTGFYCKLCSLFHTNEEVAKNTHCSSLPHYQKLKKFLNKLAEERRQKKET